A region of the Pricia mediterranea genome:
TAAGTTTTTACGTGCCCTTTCTATAAGTTTTTTAGGATTGATTATTCGTATAAGAATCCACGAAATAAGAATTAAAAGAATTCCACCTACGTATTCCCCGACCACGAACTGCCATCCTAAAAATATGGAAATGAGAATACCTAATTCAATTACCAGGTTCGTTGACGCAAGCAGGAAGGCCATAGAAGAAATGAAGCTTGCACCTTTCTTAAAAATGGACTTTGTACTCGCTAAAGCCGAGAAACTACAAGAGCTGCTTATAAAGCCGAAAAACGTACCTAAGAGTACACTTTTACCTTCATTTTCGTTCATCGTTTTTTGCATCCTTTTCTCGGTTACAAAAATCTGTATCATACTACTGATGATGTATCCCAAAATGAATGCCCAAAGTGCCATCCAGAAAAATCCGGTAGTTGTATAGGCCGCTTCGCCCCATTGTTTTAAAAATTCGCTCACAGGTTAAATTTTATTATTTTGTTTTTCTTGATGATTAATGCGTTTTTCAGGTTTATTTATTTACTCGAATTCTATTCACATTTGCGATACCAAAAACAAGTACAAAAAATCTAAGCGCCACCTCAAGTGCCACCAAGGTTTTAGCTGTAACTGTTATTGGAACTATATCGCCGTAGCCCACAGATGAGAAGGTAATTAGACTGAAATAGGACATATCGAAAAATGCCAACAGCCTATTACTTCCCGAACTATTATTTATCTTAAAATGAGCAGAATCAAAAAGGTGCAATGCCGTGTAATCTATTGCAAATGAAAAAACTATCAGTACAATTAGAAATCCGAACAAAACCAAAACGTGGCTTAACAAATGGCTCTGACCAATAATTTTCATCAATTGATTGAAAGATAAGGCTATGATAAATCCTATTTTTATTAGCGTAAGGGCCAAAAGTATAATTACAGCATAAGTAGCGTTAATATTAAGTAGGACATACAGCCCGATAGCTGTAGCAACAAGCACTACCAGTAGCACGTACTTTGAACTATTGAAAAGTTGCCCATAAAAGGCAGCTGTAGTTTCTATATCTTTTTCTTCACTCATTTGTCAGAGGGTTTAAAAAAATTTCATCATAGTTCTTTGTTTCTGTTTCGTTTATTCTTCTTGTAATATGCTTTTTGTATTAACTCTTACGGTTTTTAATTAGTCCCCCATCAGTTGCAGCACCAAAGCCCCAAGAACTATGATGGCTATGATAGCGTACACGATATAATTGAACCACTTCTTTAGCGGATTCTTATTTTGCTGTTTGCCATTGCCCGTATTGCAACAATCCTTCATGTTATTCATTCTTTGTGCCTGTCAAGGGAAGGGCATTAAACACTAACCATTAACTACATATTCCCTTCCCATAACAGGACTTTTTCCATCAATACTATTGTTTGGGCAGAAATGGGAAACACTAAATAAAAACACTCCCCAAGCCCGCCCTGAGCTATATCTTACTATACTTTTTCCTTTACAAACTTCTTGCAAATCAAAAAAATCAACCATGGCAATATTGTAAACTGAAGTACGGGAGACAGGCCCACTTCCACCATTGGCAATCGCGGCATGGCATCGGCATAGGCCCAATCTCCCCTAGCGGTATGCCAAACCTCTGCTAGAATCGCCCCGAAAAATCCGACAAGAACCAAGAGCAATATTCTTTTCAACCCCCAATTTTGCATCCAATACACATCTTTATAAATCAGTCCGAAAGCAAAAAGCAGTATAAATACCATTAACATATCCGCAATGGATGCCAAGGCGCAAAAGGAAATATGTTTCAAATCGTATTCAAACCCTTCGTACAGTGGGCCCTGAGCTAGCTCCCATACAAAATTCAATGCAAAAGAAGTTACTGCCACTGCCATCACAAAACTCTTATATTCCCCTACGTCTTTTACCCGTCTCGTAAAATACAAATAGCCCAAAATGACCAAAGTCAACGCTATGGTGGGTACAACGAAAATGCCGAGGGTTAATTCTTCCATTTATTTTCTACTTAGATTTATTTTTTAAGACCACTAAATTGGCGTTCAATTCTTTGGCCAATACCAACCGGATATTACCTGAAAGGGAAGGGGCTAACCAACTAACCAAACTAAATAGCCCCTTCCCATAACAGGCTCTCATTATTCGATTACTTCCACCACTTTTCCGCAACTGAGCATTTGGGCACCGTAATAGGGATTACGGATGTCCTCAATTGATGACAACCAATAGGCGCCTCCATTCAAGGCCATAGGACAAAAGTCCTTATACAATTTACCCGATGTTATTTTTCCTCTTAAAAGAGCTTCCATTTCAGTACTTAATTCTGAAAATGCTTTTCGCTGTACCTTTAAGTTATCCGTATCGGCTATCTTTTGTGAGGCCGATAAAGCGGCATCGGCACCTTCAACTTTACCAAGTGCTTCGCTCAACATCTCCGCACCCTTTTGGGCATCTCCCGGATTTGAACCGACCAAATCATTTTTGATGTGTTCGTAATGTTCGTAGACATTGGCCACATTTTCATTGCTGAACTCAATAGGCGTTTGCTTCATTTCCATTTTGCTATGGTCATGGTTCAACTTTATCTTTTCCTGTGCGTAAGAAAAAGTGAGGGTCAGTAACAGTAGGGCTGAAACCCCGTTTTTCAAATTCTTCATTGTCATCCTTTTTAAATTATTCAATTATAGACTGTCCTTTAATTTTGATACCCAATCCAAAACGATTTTCTTTTCGGTGTCCGAAAGTCTTGCATCCCTGTGGATGAGCGTGTACGATGGAAGGGGCATTTCATCATCCTCGATTTGACTTATAATTGATTTTAACTTGCTATTCTTTCTTCGTGATGAATAGGAATCCCATTCATTAAAATTCAATTCTTCCTTGCCATGCTCCACATGGTCTTCCAAGTACCACGCAACCGGTTGTACCTTGTTGTACCAAGGATAGTCGGTATTGTTGCTATGGCAGTCATAACAGGAGGTTTTGATGACGCTCTCGATATTTTTTGGCACCTCGTTAACGACCATAAAATCCGTTTTGGGTATCAAATCGCTTTGATTGCGTTCGGTGGGCATAAACTGGATGCCCACCAACGCAACCAGCAAAATCCATCCTGTGACCTTTACCGCCTTCACTTAATTGATCTGCTTTTGTACACTACCGCAGGTCATCATTTTACTGCCGTAATAAGGATTCTTAATTTCTTCAGTGGCACTTAACCATTGTGCTCCCTTATTATCGTTGTACATAGGACAATAGGCTTGGTAAAGTGTTCTTTCCGAACCTGCTATGGCCAAAAGGTCAATGACATCTTTGCTCAATATATCAAAGTGCTCACGTTGATGCCCGATGTCGCTTTTGGCGATATGTTCCGCATGTTCTGTGGCATCTTCAATAATGTCTGTTAACTCGGCCCGTTGTTCGTCTGAAAATTTGCTCGTGTCAAAATCCTCAAGACTACCTTCCAGCTTTTCCCCTGCTGTTGCTGCACCGTCTTTGTCATCTGATACAAGGGCGTTTTTGAGCGTTAGATAATCCGCGACGACTTCTGATGACATCATGGCCATTCCGCCCTGGTTCATATTATCTTGCTCCATTTGCGAATGGTCTTCCATGGTACCGTCCATGTGGCCGCTGTCATCCATTTGTTCGGTATTGTGGCCTTCTTGGTTTTCTTGCTCCTTATTCTTGTCTTTACAAGATGTGGCCATTAGGGCTATGATTGCCATGGCCAAAATTCCAGTTGCTACATTTGTTCTTTTCATTTGTGATTTGATTTAAGATTTATTACAGTTTAAAATTTGTTCGTCCAATATTGTCAAGGACCTTCTTTAGATTTCCCTTCGTTTTTTTTGCTATTTCTTCGACATCCTTTTTAAGGGAAGAAGACCAGGTAACCGAAGTATCCTCCATTGAAACCTCTACCACCGATTCATCCTCTAACTCTTTAATGGTCACATTACAGGGAAACAAGATGCCCATTTGAATATCGTTGGCAATCAGGTCAGCGGCGGTATCTTGGTCACAGACCAAGAGAATAAGATGCTTGGGCATATCTTTCATTTTTGCGCCCAAATATTCCTTGACATCGAACTCGGACACGATATCAAGGCCCAACCTATCAAGTTGATTCTTCACATTTTTGACCGCTTCCCCAAAAGTGAGGTTATATCTTTCTGTGACACAATAGCGGGTATTCATGCTCTCGCTATAATCTTGAGTGGGAATTTCCTTTGTTTTGTCTTTGCCATTTTCCATCCTCTCGTTTTTAAAGTTTTTCGATCACATGCTCAAGCTTGGAAGTTATCTCATCGGCCACCTCGTTCAATTTTTCGTTTTCTACCGCTTGCATCGAGGCCATCGGGTTTACTGCGGCAACTTCTACCGTACCTTCCTCGATTTCCTGCACGATTACGTTACATGGCAGCATAGTGCCTATCTTATCTTCGGCTTCCAATGCCTTATGTGCATAAGGAGGGTTACAGGCACCCAGAATTTTATATTTTTTGAAATCGACGTCCAATTTCTTTTTCAAGGTCTCCTTCACATCGATTTCGGTCAGAATACCAAAACCTTCGTTTTTTAGTTCCTCGGTAACCTTTTCGATTACTTTGTCAAAGTCTTCGTTCAGCGTTTTATTGAAATAATACTTCATCATTTTAGTTTTTAGAGTTAATCGTTCGTTTTTGTTCTTCGTATTCATCTTTTGATATTTCGCCCTTTGCGAAACGGTTGTCTAGGATATCCATAGGATTTTCCTTGTTTTTAGAGCTTCGCGGACTTCCTCCTCTGAAAAGGAATATGGCCAATATCAAAATAATCGGTATCAGTATCCACCACCACATCATCATAACTATATCTTTTTAATTGTTAAATAAATTATTCTCATTGCCTATGAAGTTCTTGGATTTACTACCCTTAATTCTTCATTTTATCTTTCATTTTTTTGCATCATTCCGGGATTTTTTTCCATCATCTTCTGCATCATTTCTTCCATCATTTCCGGATTCTCTTCCATCATTTTTTTCATTCTTTCCTTCATTTCCTTTTTCATCATTTCATTATTGTGCATTTTTTCCATCATCATCTTGCGGCCCTTTTCGCTTTCCATCATTTTATCCAGCATTTTGGAATGCATCTTTTTTTTCATTTCAGGGTTCTTTTCCATCATTTGCTGCATATGGGCCTGCATTTTTTCCTTCATTTCCGGATTCTTGTCCATCATCATTTTCATATTTCCCGATTCCATCTGTTCCATATGGGTCTTCATCATTATCTTTTTGGCATCTTCATTCTTTCGTGCCTCACTGATGAAATTTGTGAACTGAACAGGGTTCGAGATAATCTCTTGGTAAATGGCATTCCTGTTTTCCTCGACCTGCATGGTCTCGGAAGCATTGAAAGTTGATTTGCAACTTATTACTGTTCCTAGTATTCCAATTACCATCAAAAGTTTTACTGTTGTTTTCATTTTATTATTTTTTAAAATGTATAAATCGTCTATCTATTTTTCTTTTTCTTCACTTTTATTTTTCAGGAACCATTTTTCACCTAAAAAAATCAATACCATCAGTATTGCAGCTACAATTACGACCAATAGGTCACTAGAAGCCTTTATCCATAAGAATGCGGCCAAAACAATACAATCCAATAATATTGCAGTATATAGAATAGAGACACGGGCGTTTATGTCTTTTCTCATATTTTTAAGTACGCCCCAATGAATTCCTATATCCATAATTAGATAGAAAATAGCACCTAATGATGCAATTCTTTTAAGGTCAAAAAGAATGGTCATTGTGAGTGCCAATACCACAGTATAAATGAGCATATGTTTTTGCAACTTACCTGGTAGCCCAAAATGTTTATGGGGAATTAGATTCATCTGAGTTAGCATTGTAGTCATCCTTGACACTGCAAAAATGCTTGCCACCACTCCTGAGATAGTAGCTATGATTGCAATACCCACGGTGAACCACAATCCGTACTTTCCGAAAGCCGGCCTTGATGCCTCGGCCAAAGAATAGTCCTTAGCTTTGATTATCTCTTCAATAGTAAGATTAGAAGAAACAGCAAATGCAACAAGTAGATATACCACGGTACAGATAGCAAGTGATAGAATTATAGCACGTCCTACATTTTTATTGGGATTGGTGATTTCTTCACCACTATTTGTAATCGTAGTAAAGCCCTTATAAGCTAAGATTGAAAGGGCCAAGGCTCCTAAATAATTGGTAATAGGGTATTCCTTCAAACTCTCTGAAGGGACAACTTCAGAAAATGAAAATCCTGCCGCCCATAATCCACCAATAGCAAATATTGCTATCCCTCCAATTTTTAAGACCGCCATCGCAAAGGATGATTTACCGATAATAGTATTGCCAGAAATATTAATTAAAAAAGCAACGATTAATAGCAATACCCCAAGTATTGGCACCCAAACACTATTGTCATTAATATCAAATAACTGAAGCGTGTACGAACCAAATGTACGTGCTACCAAACTTTCATTGATGACCATTGAAAGTGCCATTAGCAACGCTCCTGAAGCTGTAACCGCACCTTTACCATATATCTTTTTTAGATAGGTAGCAATACCGCCAGCAGATGGATACGCATTGGAAAGTTTCACATACGTATATGCACTAAATCCTGAAATGATAGCACCTACAAGAAAAGCATACGGAAACCATTGCCCTGATAACTCAGCTACCTGTCCTAATAAGGCAAATATTCCTGCACCTATCATAACACCTGTACCAAGCGACACCGCTCCGGTTAAACTCAAACTATTTTTCTTGTATTGTGCCATTTCTTAAAATCTAACTAACAGACCGCCACCCCAGCCATAACGTTTATTGTAATTTCCTTGTATGGAAAAGTTTCTGGAAACGATGTATGCCAGCCCTACCAGCCATTGGGTTTCACTTTCAAAAGATTTATTGTTTTCCAAATCATTGACCCAACCAAAATCCGCTCTGTACTCATATTCTCCTTCCAAAAAAATTCTTGGAAAAATCAATAGTTCTCTATCCAAACGTATTCTTGGGCGCAGTTGATGGTCCATACTCACATCTACATTAAATCTGTAAGGCGTAAAGTATTTAATCCCAACCAATCCAACGGTATTAAATGTATCGTAAGAATCTGGTGTAGAAGTTTCGGTATTTACCCCTGCATACAGGCGTACCCAATCATTGAGGTATCGATTGTAGTTCACTTCTATCTCGGCATTTTGGTTATAATCAAACTCGCCACGTAGTCCAAATTCATTTCGGATGTTGCTAGACATCAAAAAAAGCTCATTAAAGTTTGAACCTACACGCGCAGCTCCCCAAGAATAATAGTGGTCTGTCTCGTCAATTAGTTTTTGAACTGGATAATCCTTCATTCTTTCATCCCTTGGTGTATCATAACTAAATACGCGTGCCATACCGCCCATCATATGATATAATACGTGACAATGAAAGAACCAGTCACCATATTCTTCGTTATAAAATTCGATGACCACTTTTTGCATCGGTGGTACATTAACAGTATGTTTTAAGGGCGAGCGTTCCCCGTTTTCGTTGATTACCCTAAAGTAATGTCCGTGTAAATGCATTGGATGGTGCATCATAGTAAGGTTGTTCAAGGTAATTCTTGTGACCTCCCCACTTTTGATTTTTATTTTATCAGTTTCTGATAAGGGCACGCCGTTCATACTCCAAACATAGCGTTGCATATTTCCTGTCAGATTAAGCAAAATGTCATTAACAGGTAAATCTGCTTCATATGTGGTTTTTTCTCTTGCCTTTAAAAAATCATAGTTGAAATAGGTTTTACGGGTACTGTAATCGAAAACGGAACTGTCTTTTTGCATTTTGGACATATCGTGATTCATGTGGTCATTCATTTTGTCCATTGTTTTATTATGGTTCATTGGCATAGAATCCTTTTTCATTACCATCGTATTGTCCATATTCATATTGCCGTCGTTCATGGGCATTTTCTCATCCATCTTCATGTTCATATCCATTTGCTTTTTCATTGCACCATCTTTCATGGACATCCTATCGGGCATATCCATGTTCATCTGTTCATCTTTCATATCCATCTTCATTCCATATTTCTGCATCAAAAACTCTGGTGTTTTTTTCTTTTGATTTCCTACCATTGCGGGCGCGCCCATCTTCATATCCATTTTTGCCATTTGCTTCATCATTGCCACTTTGTCCGGTCTGTCAATCGGTTTTGCAGGATAAAGTATACCTTGCCCTAAACGCACGGTAGTATGTCCGGAACCATCTTGGGCTGTAGCAGTAATTTCTAATGTGCCTTCGGGGATGGTAACGATAACATCGTAGGTCTCCGCAATGCCGAAAAGAAATCGGCTTTTGGATATAGGTTCCACATCTATACCATCACTTGAGACAACCATTGGGCTGCCTCCTCCAAAATCCATCCAATAATAGGTAGATGCTGCGGCGTTAATAAAGCGAAGCCTTACTTTTTCACCGGGTTGAAAATTTGGGTACTCTGCTAGTTTTTTACCGTTGGACAAAAAAGCAGGATAATAGACGTCTGCAATATCGGCACCTTCCATTCTATCGCGCCAAAACTTAAATTGAGCTCCCAATGCACCTTCTTTTATGACTCTACTTAATGGCACTGCAGTACCTTTTTTAACTTGGTACCATTCGTTACCCCTTTTAAGGTTACGCAAAACGTTCATAGGTTTTTCATTGGTCCAGTCAGATAACACTACAACCAAATCTTTGTCATAATCCAATGTCTTTTCTTTTGGATGAATGACTATGGAACCATAAACTCCCTTTTGCTCCTGCAACATTGTATGGGAATGATACCAATACGTACCCGATTGGTTAATAGGAATTCTATACTGAAATGTCTTACCAGGTTCAATTGGTGGTGTAGTTAAATAGGGTACACCGTCATAGAAATTTGGAAGTATCAACCCGTGCCAATGCACTGAAGTTTCTTTGTCCATTTTATTGGTTACATTGATTATGGCAAGGTCTCCTTCATTAAATTTTAACGTAGGGCCAGGAATACTACCATTTATAGTCATTCCATTGGCCGTTACGCCTCCAAGGGTGATCTCCTTTTGTTCCAGGGTAAGGTTATACTCTTTTACGGGACGCCCTTCTTCACTTCTGTCTTCTCCGTTTGTTCCGACTTGG
Encoded here:
- a CDS encoding DUF3347 domain-containing protein, yielding MKNLKNGVSALLLLTLTFSYAQEKIKLNHDHSKMEMKQTPIEFSNENVANVYEHYEHIKNDLVGSNPGDAQKGAEMLSEALGKVEGADAALSASQKIADTDNLKVQRKAFSELSTEMEALLRGKITSGKLYKDFCPMALNGGAYWLSSIEDIRNPYYGAQMLSCGKVVEVIE
- a CDS encoding multicopper oxidase domain-containing protein yields the protein MKTLKIITLVLFTSSIFAQVGTNGEDRSEEGRPVKEYNLTLEQKEITLGGVTANGMTINGSIPGPTLKFNEGDLAIINVTNKMDKETSVHWHGLILPNFYDGVPYLTTPPIEPGKTFQYRIPINQSGTYWYHSHTMLQEQKGVYGSIVIHPKEKTLDYDKDLVVVLSDWTNEKPMNVLRNLKRGNEWYQVKKGTAVPLSRVIKEGALGAQFKFWRDRMEGADIADVYYPAFLSNGKKLAEYPNFQPGEKVRLRFINAAASTYYWMDFGGGSPMVVSSDGIDVEPISKSRFLFGIAETYDVIVTIPEGTLEITATAQDGSGHTTVRLGQGILYPAKPIDRPDKVAMMKQMAKMDMKMGAPAMVGNQKKKTPEFLMQKYGMKMDMKDEQMNMDMPDRMSMKDGAMKKQMDMNMKMDEKMPMNDGNMNMDNTMVMKKDSMPMNHNKTMDKMNDHMNHDMSKMQKDSSVFDYSTRKTYFNYDFLKAREKTTYEADLPVNDILLNLTGNMQRYVWSMNGVPLSETDKIKIKSGEVTRITLNNLTMMHHPMHLHGHYFRVINENGERSPLKHTVNVPPMQKVVIEFYNEEYGDWFFHCHVLYHMMGGMARVFSYDTPRDERMKDYPVQKLIDETDHYYSWGAARVGSNFNELFLMSSNIRNEFGLRGEFDYNQNAEIEVNYNRYLNDWVRLYAGVNTETSTPDSYDTFNTVGLVGIKYFTPYRFNVDVSMDHQLRPRIRLDRELLIFPRIFLEGEYEYRADFGWVNDLENNKSFESETQWLVGLAYIVSRNFSIQGNYNKRYGWGGGLLVRF
- a CDS encoding APC family permease — its product is MAQYKKNSLSLTGAVSLGTGVMIGAGIFALLGQVAELSGQWFPYAFLVGAIISGFSAYTYVKLSNAYPSAGGIATYLKKIYGKGAVTASGALLMALSMVINESLVARTFGSYTLQLFDINDNSVWVPILGVLLLIVAFLINISGNTIIGKSSFAMAVLKIGGIAIFAIGGLWAAGFSFSEVVPSESLKEYPITNYLGALALSILAYKGFTTITNSGEEITNPNKNVGRAIILSLAICTVVYLLVAFAVSSNLTIEEIIKAKDYSLAEASRPAFGKYGLWFTVGIAIIATISGVVASIFAVSRMTTMLTQMNLIPHKHFGLPGKLQKHMLIYTVVLALTMTILFDLKRIASLGAIFYLIMDIGIHWGVLKNMRKDINARVSILYTAILLDCIVLAAFLWIKASSDLLVVIVAAILMVLIFLGEKWFLKNKSEEKEK
- a CDS encoding DUF302 domain-containing protein; the encoded protein is MKYYFNKTLNEDFDKVIEKVTEELKNEGFGILTEIDVKETLKKKLDVDFKKYKILGACNPPYAHKALEAEDKIGTMLPCNVIVQEIEEGTVEVAAVNPMASMQAVENEKLNEVADEITSKLEHVIEKL
- a CDS encoding DUF3347 domain-containing protein → MKRTNVATGILAMAIIALMATSCKDKNKEQENQEGHNTEQMDDSGHMDGTMEDHSQMEQDNMNQGGMAMMSSEVVADYLTLKNALVSDDKDGAATAGEKLEGSLEDFDTSKFSDEQRAELTDIIEDATEHAEHIAKSDIGHQREHFDILSKDVIDLLAIAGSERTLYQAYCPMYNDNKGAQWLSATEEIKNPYYGSKMMTCGSVQKQIN
- a CDS encoding SHOCT domain-containing protein codes for the protein MMMWWWILIPIILILAIFLFRGGSPRSSKNKENPMDILDNRFAKGEISKDEYEEQKRTINSKN
- a CDS encoding ion channel, whose product is MSEEKDIETTAAFYGQLFNSSKYVLLVVLVATAIGLYVLLNINATYAVIILLALTLIKIGFIIALSFNQLMKIIGQSHLLSHVLVLFGFLIVLIVFSFAIDYTALHLFDSAHFKINNSSGSNRLLAFFDMSYFSLITFSSVGYGDIVPITVTAKTLVALEVALRFFVLVFGIANVNRIRVNK
- a CDS encoding heme-binding domain-containing protein encodes the protein MKAVKVTGWILLVALVGIQFMPTERNQSDLIPKTDFMVVNEVPKNIESVIKTSCYDCHSNNTDYPWYNKVQPVAWYLEDHVEHGKEELNFNEWDSYSSRRKNSKLKSIISQIEDDEMPLPSYTLIHRDARLSDTEKKIVLDWVSKLKDSL
- a CDS encoding DUF302 domain-containing protein — translated: MENGKDKTKEIPTQDYSESMNTRYCVTERYNLTFGEAVKNVKNQLDRLGLDIVSEFDVKEYLGAKMKDMPKHLILLVCDQDTAADLIANDIQMGILFPCNVTIKELEDESVVEVSMEDTSVTWSSSLKKDVEEIAKKTKGNLKKVLDNIGRTNFKL